One genomic segment of Tiliqua scincoides isolate rTilSci1 chromosome 6, rTilSci1.hap2, whole genome shotgun sequence includes these proteins:
- the RAB11FIP5 gene encoding rab11 family-interacting protein 5, whose translation MSLLRVSELRPQEEEAATAAAMLPSGARWLPSHVQVTVQRARALRPKGGPDDAFVVLQLGRQKLRTSVATQRGGGPRWGEECALELPPSSAPDELEGEALLLRLTVWQRALVGPDRFLGRAAVPLAALLEGGRSHQDQWYKLHSKPGKKEKERGEIQLSIQFTRHSLTASMFDLSIKDKPRSPFSRLKDKVKGRRKYDLESASAIVPSSSGGLDDGDFDPAGKKAKALGGGFFKSRLRKSSLTQSSTSLGSDSTVSSAGSLVGLGAAEVMAPSPSRHSSLSTDRSVGDFLSSPKLTHKRAFSDEASQIRALPESKSIQSLRPQNEPTSKSSICINGSHVYCEEPSLKPASPSLVAPPAPAQSIPSKPAESLVSAGPHAPEPDLPPWSGSSLQKGPPKDPPRFIPSPPILAAQEEDKLSVKTIALNKHRGRVRQQEGLHADSRPVRMAAPLVFSSEVVRVRPRVEEEERAKAGVLHPGSDGRRLVGESLGGSPKDVVMAGGDEQGQSGRRGSQDAKESLPKPSSPPEWLAAPEVDKDACFTADRGPAAFVRVGELQVEAAAYSASHCEVAAAAAAFKPPLDWDDNFDAFATSRLRPEAWRGPPQPPAATLDVVAPAGGWDGAGPCESKGEPQDNTSHQEREEPCPARGGLPNSAPERGLTGCLGEQLERWPEDTALPWGAVLSPGAWEEASRTGGSAGAEGPGRGQPHREQLAREGDMAAAGTWQGQWPVLSAGATGDTLSDPKLALGQAVADTTSRPAFLEGGEEESTPRASAWEEPTLVLPLGGAAAEAEAGSSSWAELHSRDLGRPEQTAGLMSAGSRHQAPSEEVVDETPLEPGCSTEGGEEHAGKGEGRTAEPPPPKPPRRFTPLSLQEEASRAVWGTQGARWQEGAAEREPQEDPAGETCQQGPPLGQVSASSVPAVIIGAGGEGTGHVTESFGESAEADAPVPAQELTSQAVSSEGALLVANRGPGEAGQSATCPPKPPVGGLGQVGAQEQASSRERGGPNSPPWGALRPAELPGQALVQTAQELPRPGQTGARPSQALQESAASAPVMFWTALEEEQLWLPQDCPGWERPEGPGLGKCSPVSIQEQGDGLGLDSSQVEPAGSSAGQAPPPGLPHAQLSARGTLRERTGGGWTGESELSSSWSEDGVMDFKPAGFWQSARRGQSSTRDTVMMPGNPFASWPGPPAKNNPFVEERPGVLPASACRALLNSRVLDLEALLPGPFPASHSESQPAAPFLHGPQPLAASTPSLGAAPRPGGFEYPSPIVQVACSGGSAWPSLSGMASAPPVLPVETQPAEEGLLRQTASSPHLVRPINTPMPETTGEEEAAKQQQRSPTSGRSPALSGQQRPKPSSIDSTVPVLQLANTEPKRDPAGLDPSAKYYHLTHEELIQLVLKREAELGKKQEHVQELENYIDRLLVRIMEQSPTLLQIPLGGEPKIAK comes from the exons ATGAGCCTGCTGCGGGTGTCGGAACTGCGGccgcaggaggaggaggcggcgacgGCGGCGGCGATGCTGCCGTCGGGGGCCCGCTGGCTGCCCAGCCACGTCCAGGTGACGGTGCAGCGGGCGCGGGCGCTGCGGCCCAAGGGCGGCCCGGACGACGCGTTCGTGGTGCTGCAGCTGGGCCGCCAGAAGCTGCGCACGTCGGTGGCCACGCAGAGGGGCGGCGGGCCGCGCTGGGGCGAGGAGTGCGCGCTGGAGCTCCCGCCGTCCTCGGCGCCCGACGAGCTGGAGGGCGAGGCGCTCCTGCTGCGGCTCACCGTCTGGCAGCGGGCGCTCGTCGGCCCGGACCGCTTCCTGGGGCGCGCCGCCGTCCCGCTGGCCGCGCTGCTCGAGGGCGGCCGCTCCCACCAGGACCA GTGGTACAAGCTCCATTCCAAGCCCGGAAAAAAGGAGAAGGAGCGCGGCGAGATCCAGCTCAGCATCCAGTTCACCCGCCACAGCCTGACAGCCAGCATGTTTGACCTGTCCATCAAGGACAAGCCCCGGTCGCCCTTCAGTAGGCTGAAGGACAAAGTGAAAGGCAGGCGGAAGTATGACCTGGAGTCGGCCTCCGCCATTGTGCCCAGCAGCAGTGGGGGCCTCGACGACGGTGACTTCGACCCGGCTGGCAAGAAGGCCAAGGCCCTCGGTGGTGGTTTCTTCAAGAGCAGGCTGCGCAAGTCTTCCTTGACCCAGTCCAGCACCTCACTGGGCTCCGACAGCACCGTCTCTTCGGCTGGCAGCCTGGTGGGCCTCGGGGCTGCGGAGGTGATGGCGCCCTCGCCCAGCAGGCACAGCAGCCTCTCCACCGATCGCTCTG tGGGAGACTTCTTGTCCTCGCCAAAGCTCACCCACAAGCGGGCGTTCAGTGACGAGGCCTCCCAGATCAGAGCGCTGCCAGAGTCAAAATCGATCCAGAGTCTGAGGCCGCAGAATGAGCCCACCTCCAAGTCGTCCATCTGCATCAACGGGAGTCACGTCTACTGTGAAGAACCCTCCTTgaaacctgcctccccctccttggTGGCGCCTCCCGCACCTGCGCAGAGCATCCCCAGCAAGCCAGCAGAGAGCCTTGTCAGCGCTGGGCCGCATGCCCCAGAGCCAGACTTGCCCCCGTGGTCCGGCAGCAGTCTCCAGAAAGGCCCCCCCAAAGACCCCCCCAGGTTCATCCCCTCTCCGCCGATCCTGGCAGCCCAGGAGGAAGACAAGCTCTCAGTCAAGACCATTGCCCTCAACAAGCACAGGGGCAGGGTCAGGCAGCAGGAGGGGCTGCACGCGGACAGCAGGCCTGTGCGGATGGCAGCGCCCTTGGTGTTCTCCTCCGAGGTCGTGCGGGTGAGGCCCCGCGTAGAGGAGGAGGAGCGAGCAAAGGCTGGGGTGCTTCATCCAGGGAGTGATGGAAGGCGGCTGGTGGGGGAAAGTCTCGGAGGATCCCcgaaggatgtggtgatggctggaGGGGATGAGCAAGGCCAGAGCGGCCGGCGGGGCTCGCAGGATGCCAAGGAATCCCTTCCAAAgcccag TTCCCCACCTGAGTGGCTTGCTGCACCAGAGGTTGACAAGGACGCCTGTTTCACTGCGGATCGTGGCCCTGCTGCCTTCGTAAGAGTCGGAGAGCTGCAGGTTGAGGCTGCAGCCTACAGCGCAAGCCACTgtgaggtggctgctgctgctgctgcatttaaGCCCCCCCTGGACTGGGATGACAACTTTGATGCCTTTGCCACCAGCAGACTCCGGCCAGAAGCTTGGAGGGGACCCCCTCAGCCCCCTGCCGCCACCCTGGACGTTGTTGCCCCTGCTGGCGGTTGGGATGGAGCAGGCCCCTGTGAGAGCAAGGGGGAGCCACAAGACAACACCAGCCACCAGGAGAGAGAAGAGCCCTGTCCAGCCCGTGGAGGGCTACCCAACTCTGCCCCTGAGAGGGGGCTGACGGGGTGCTTGGGGGAGCAGCTGGAGAGGTGGCCTGAGGACACTGCTCTGCCATGGGGGGCAGTGCTTTCACCTGGAGCCTGGGAGGAGGCCTCAAGGACAGGAGGCTCTGCAGGGGCTGAGGGGCCTGGAAGGGGCCAGCCCCACAGGGAGCAGCTGGCCAGGGAGGGTGacatggctgctgctggaacCTGGCAAGGCCAGTGGCCAGTCTTGTCTGCTGGGGCCACTGGTGACACTCTCTCTGACCCCAAGCTGGCGCTTGGCCAGGCTGTGGCAGATACTACAAGCAGGCCTGctttcttggaggggggggaggaggagagcacCCCCAGAGCGAGTGCCTGGGAAGAACCTACTTTGGTGCTGCCTTTGGGGGGCGCGGCTGCTGAGGCTGAAGCAGGGAGCAGCTCCTGGGCTGAGCTGCACAGCCGGGACTTGGGCAGGCCAGAGCAAACTGCCGGCCTGATGTCAGCAGGCTCTAGGCACCAGGCCCCCTCCGAGGAAGTGGTGGATGAAACCCCCCTGGAACCGGGCTGCAGCACTGAAGGTGGGGAAGAGCacgcagggaagggggagggcaggacagctgagcccccccctccaaagcctccaaGGAGGTTCACCCCCCTCAGCCTGCAAGAGGAAGCAAGCAGGGCGGTGTGGGGCACGCAGGGCGCCAGGTGGCAGGAAGGTGCAGCAGAGCGTGAGCCACAGGAGGACCCAGCAGGGGAAACGTGTCAGCAGGGCCCCCCCTTGGGTCAAGTGAGCGCCTCCTCTGTGCCAGCAGTGATAATTGGAGCAGGTGGAGAGGGCACCGGTCACGTCACCGAGAGCTTTGGAGAGTCTGCCGAAGCTGATGCTCCCGTGCCGGCTCAGGAGCTGACGAGCCAAGCGGTTTCTTCTGAGGGTGCCCTGCTGGTGGCAAATAGGGGGCCCGGGGAGGCTGGGCAGTCTGCGACTTGCCCTCCGAAGCCCCCCGTGGGTGGATTAGGCCAGGTGGGTGCCCAGGAGCAGGCCAGCAGTCGTGAGAGGGGGGGGCCCAACAGCCCTCCTTGGGGTGCCCTTAGGCCAGCAGAACTCCCTGGGCAGGCCCTGGTGCAGACAGCGCAGGAGCTTCCCAGACCTGGGCAGACGGGGGCCAGGCCCTCCCAAGCCCTCCAGGAGTCTGCAGCCAGTGCTCCGGTGATGTTCTGGACGGCCTTGGAGGAGGAACAGCTGTGGCTGCCTCAGGACTGCCCAGGCTGGGAGCGGCCTGAAGGGCCTGGCCTTGGCAAGTGCAGTCCGGTGTCCATACAGGAGCAGGGAGATGGACTCGGCCTGGACTCCTCGCAGGTAGAGCCAGCGGGAAGTAGCGCTGGCCAggcgccccctcctgggctgccACACGCTCAGCTTTCAGCAAGGGGGACCTTGAGGGAAAGAACGGGGGGTGGCTGGACTGGGGAGTCTGAGCTCTCATCCAGCTGGTCTGAGGACGGGGTGATGGACTTCAAGCCGGCAGGCTTCTGGCAGTCTGCGAGACGGGGGCAGAGCAGCACGCGTGACACAGTCATGATGCCAGGCAACCCCTTTGCCTCCTGGCCCGGCCCTCCTGCTAAGAACAATCCTTTTGTGGAGGAGCGCCCAGGTGTGCTTCCGGCCTCAGCCTGCCGGGCCCTCCTCAACTCCAGAGTCCTTGACCTAGAAGCTCTCCTGCCAGGCCCCTTTCCTGCCAGCCACTCGGAGtcccagccagctgcccccttccTGCATGGCCCCCAGCCCTTGGCCGCCTCCACGCCTTCCCTTGGAGCAGCCCCCCGCCCTGGGGGATTTGAGTACCCTTCTCCCATTGTCCAAGTTGCCTGCAGCGGGGGGTCTGCCTGGCCCTCGCTCAGCGGAATGGCCTCGGCTCCTCCGGTCCTGCCCGTGGAGACACAGCCAGCGGAAGAAGGGCTTCTCCGGCAGACAGCCAGCAG